AATCACAAAGTTTTTGCTTAAAAGTAAAGTAAAAATGATTATTGTTGCATGCAATACTGCATCTTCTCTTGCTCTTGATGTTTTAAAAAAGAAATATAAAATTCCAGTTCTTGGAGTCATTGAACCAGGAGCTAAAGCCGCTATTGAACAGACAAAAACCGGCAGGATAGGCATTATCGGCACAGAGGGGACCGTAAACAGCCTGTCTTACGTAAAAGAGATAAGAAAAAGAAACAGGGGCAAAAGGATTTATCAAAAGGCATGCCCTTTATTTGTACCGCTTGTGGAAAGCGGCTGGCTTTCTAAACCTGCGACTTATATGATAATTAAGGAATACCTCAAGGATTTAAAAAAAGTTGAAATAGACACGCTTGTTTTAGGGTGTACCCATTATCCGCTGCTTAAAGGTGCTATAGGGAAGGTTATGGGCGAAAAAGTAAAGCTTATTGATTCTGCATCAGCCACTGCCAAAAGCGTGGCTAATGTGTTAAAAGATAAGGGTTTATGCAATAATACCAAAACAAAAGGAAAATACAGCTTTTATGTAAGCGATTATCCGGACAAATTTAAAACACTAGGGCAAAGATTTCTTGGCCGGACGCTCGGTAAAGTAAAAAAAGTAAACTTAGATGAATAAATCTGGGGTCAGACCTCAACTATTGACTTGGGCAACAGCAGTAAATAGTTCCTGTCCCAATTTTCTAACCGATACTGAAAATAGATTATAAAAACCAGCAATAACACTTCTCCGCTGGCATTTTAATACTAAGGATGGCCCGTAGAAAAGAAGTATATAGATAAAAAAAGCACTGGGTTACCTCAACTAGTGACTTGAATTCCGGAGATAAACACCATAATCATTGAGCATGTACAATAAACCTTGAAACTGTAAGTGAGGGAATGAAAATGAAATATTGTATAGTCGTAGAAGATGATTTTTCCTCAGCCCATGCACTCAGAGGGTATAAAGGAAAATGCGAAAACTTACACGGGCATAACTGGAAAGTAAAAGTGTCGGTTGGAGGTAAAAAATTGGGCAAACTTGGCATGCTCATGGATTTTAAAGATTTAAAAATGTATCTTTCAAAGATTCTTACAAAGCTTGACCATTTGGAGCTTAATAAGCTAAAACCCTTTGACAAGATAAACCCCACGGCTGAAAATATTGCATCCTATATATTTAACGAACTTGAAAATAGTATAAAGAAATCCGGTTTTAAAGGTATTAAAACTAAACAGGTTATGGTTTGGGAAAGCGATATAACCTGTGTAGTGGTAAGCAAGTGATCCCTATGAAAAAAGCCGTGGTCTTACTCTCTGGAGGTCTTGACTCTTCAACAGTTCTTTTCTGGGCCAGACAAAAAGGCTACCTTTGTCATTGCCTAATAATTGATTACGGGCAAAGGCACGAAAAGGAATTAAATTCAGCAAAAAAAATCGCTAAAACTGCGAATTGCCCCTATAAAATAATAAAGATAAACCTTCCATGGAACAAAAGCTCCTTAGTAGATAAGAATCAAAAAATACCGGTGAATAAAGTGTTAAAAAACAGGTTGCCGTCTACCTACGTACCCGGCAGAAATACCATATTTATTGCTTTTGCCCTGTCCTACGCAGAGACAATCGGTGCAAAAGATATATTTATCGGAGCCAATTCTGTGGATTTTTCCGGGTATCCGGATTGCAGGCCGAATTATTACAGGGCTATAAATAAGGTATTCAAAGCATTAGGTACGGGCATAAAAGTAAATGCACCTATACTAAAGTTTACAAAATCAGGTATCGTTAAGCTTGGACTCAGACTCGGGGTTCCTTATCGTTTAACCTGGTCCTGTTATCAGGGCGGCAAAAAACCGTGCGGGGTCTGCGATTCATGCAAATTCAGGAAGAAAGGTTTTGGACAGGCAAAAGCCAGTGATCCTTTAATATGAGAATGATAAAAGCTCCTATAGCTGGGATTTTTTTTTCATACCAGGGCGAAGGTATACACATAGGAAAACCGCAGGTGTTCGTTAGGTTTTTCGGGTGTAATATTACCTGTGATTACTGCGACACTAAGAAAAGCAGCTATAAATTAATGGATGTAAAGCAGGTACTTGAAAAGATAGATAGACTGGTAAAAAGACATTTTTATGCTAATTTAATGTATAGGAAATTCAATAACACAGAGATTGCTTCGTCCCGCTACTGCGGGACTCGCAATGACACTTCTTTAGTCATTGCGAGAAGCGAAGCGACGAAGCAATCTAACTTAAGAATAAATCCAAGTATATCAATAACAGGTGGTGAACCCCTTGTTTATAATGAGTTTTTATCCGAATTGTTGCCCCCTTTAAAGAAAAATGGGTATGAGATATATCTTGAAACGAACGGGATTTTGAAGGATAACCTTAAAAAAGTTAATAAGTGGGTAGACACGATAGCTATGGACATAAAATTGCCTTCTGCCTGCGGGAAGGCATTTTGGAAACAGCACAAAGGTTTTTTAGAAATTGGCAAAGGCAAGATTTTTGTAAAAGTAGTTCTAACGTACAAAACTAAAGATGAAGAGATAAAAAGGGCAATAGATATTGTAAGGAAAATATCTGTAAAAATTCCGTTTATTTTTCAGCCTGCAACACCTGTTAAAGGATGCAAAACAATAAAACCTTTATTATTATATAGTTTATTAAGATATACAAAAAGAAAACTCAGTTTCGTAAATATACTTCCACAAATGCATAAGATATGGAAAATAAAATGAATTTTAAGTTATGTATCAGTAACTACTTGCTTTTATCTGAATAACACGCATAAACAATTAAAATATTCATTTTTCAATGCATTTTATTAAAATAATAACGAAATCAAGAAAGAGCATAATTCCAAAAATTATTTCAAATCTATATTCATGTATATCGTTCGCCTGTAAAAAACCTTTAATTCCAAAAATTGAGAATTTACAAAGATTTTACAATATTTTTGTTGAAATTCCTTATATTTAGGTTATAATATATAATAATATAAATATTATGAAGATAAATTTAATAGTTTTAATCATTTTATGTCTTTTCATTAACCTGTTTTCTTCCTTTGCGGTTAACGCGCAGGAAAGCGGTATTGTAGCGACAGCAGCGCTTGGAAATACCATTGATGTTGCAAGAACTTTCCTGGCATTGTCCTGCGTTTCAGCCACGGTAGATATTGTGATGGGCAAAATAACATTCCAGAGTTCAATTGCAATCCCTGAAAAAAACAAATCGCAGGATAAGTCTAAAACCGCCAAGGACTTCGAACAGGTATTTTCTATTCCAACCTTCAGTAATTATTCCTGGAATATTTCTGAGTGTAAAGCCTGCCAGGATTTTAACAATACTTTTGCGGTTTGCGGCAATGATTTACAGTTCTTGGTGCTTTTAAAGAAGTTTCTGCTGCAATTTTTTATTTTTCTGATATTTATGACTCTTTTTTTCCTTTTGCCAAGAGGTACAATAGATAACTACGTAATTTCAAATATCAATATAAAAACGTTTAAACCCGGCTTATCTTAGCCGGGTTTTTTATTGGTGCAAGATAAATTGCGCTTAAGGGAACAATGAATTTCAAAAAGATTACCGCTATCCTAACTACTCTATGTTTCATATTTAGCTTTATCGTCAGCCAGCCCCTCCAGGCAGTGGTTGAGAAGCAGAAAGAACTTAAAGATTTTAAAAAGATCTTTGACTCTTTTGTCCTGCCTGTTACGGTCGGAAGAATGACGGATTCTTGTGCAGCGTATAGCGTAGAGCGTAGAGCGGATAGTAGAAGCTTTCAGGACCAGAACTATGCGCTATCCGCTGAACGTTATCCGCTGGTAATTAACATCCAGGACCTGCACTGCCATCCGGAAGTGCAAAAGAACATAGCCAAGATACTTTCAATCCTGGACAACAAATACCACATGAAAAAAGTATATATTGAAGGCGCTTCCGGGCCTGTAGACACATCTTGGATAACACAGGTCAAGGACAAAAGGCTTAAAACAAAAATACTTGAGACCCTGATAAACGGCGGGAAACTTACCGGAGCGGAATATTATTCGGCAATAAGTGACAAACCCGGGCTCCTGTTCGGTGTTGACGATAAAAAGCTTCATACGGATAATATCATCAGGTTAAACGCTATTGAGAACAGCCAGAAAGAAATAATGGCAGGTCTTGGAAAGCTTTCCCCGGACCTTGATACGCTTAAAGAAAGGTACTACAATCCCAGAAACAGAAAGTTAGACGATGTTGTCCTCAAATATAAGAATGGGAAAACGAACTCGCAGAAATACTATTCAAGTTTAATCAAATACTCAAAAAACCTTGATATTGATATAGCAAACTTCAAGAATATCCTTGGATTTTCAAATACTTTAAGCCTTGCAAAAGAGCTCAATTACAAAAAGATAACCCATGAACTCCAGAGCTATATTGCAGTTTTAAAACAGAAGCTCCCGTACAGCGCTTACAGCCTGCTTGTTGCAAATACCGTTAATTTTACACAGGCAAACCAGCTCTATGTATACCTCTCAAAGATATCGAAAGATTATGATCCCTCCCTGACGAATGAATTGCCTAACCTTAAGAAGTTTTTTACTTACCTTGATTCAAGCAAAGATCTTAACCCTATTCAATTAGTCAAAGAAGAAGATAAACTGATTAACGAGATCCGTTTAAGGCTTGCATTAAAGCCAAGCGAGCGCGATATAGTTTTTATGATTGATTTTTCAAGGTATTTAAAGAACTACCTGTCCTCTAAAATATCAGCCGAAGATTACAAATATATTGAAGACAATATCCCTAAATTCAATTCGTTGTGGGCTCAATATATTGGAAACGATAAATTCTCCCAGATTCAGCCATATATTTCATTGCTTAACGAATATTACAGTGTAAACTTAAAAAGGAACGACGCCCTTCTTGCGAACTGTGACATCCAGGAACAAGGGATCAGTGAAACTGTTTTAACTCCGAACTCCGAACCCCTAACTTCTGCTTCGCAGCCCAAGGACGCACCGAACTCGCAGGTTGAACCGTCGAATTTGCTTGAAAAAGCCGATGAGGTTATAGTGATAATAACAGGCGGTTTCCATACACTCGGTCTTTCAGAACTAATGAAACAGAAGAATATCCAGTATGTGGTAATTACACCGAACGTAACCCAGGATGTTGGTTTTGCGGAAAATACTTATACGGAGTTTTTAAAATTTGAAGGCGATATGCTAGCCTCACAACCAAAAACCTTTGGGATGCTGCCTAATCAATTAAATAACATGGTTTCACAGGTAAAACAGGAATTAGTGTTTAGTACGGTAGATTTTTCAAACATCAAACTTGCCAGCAACCATTTAAACTCTCTGCAGCTTATAATACTTTCAATGCTTGGTTTACATGACAGGGCGACTATAATTGCCGGCGATCTAGTTCAGAGCATATCAAAAGGTGAAATTACACTTGATGATGCAAAAAAAGCCATTACTGAGATGCTTAAAGAGAACATCCCGGGCAAAGATAATAAAATAGACATAAGTGAGAATAACGGGAAATATACGCTTACTATAAGCTATGTTGACGCAGAAGGAAAAACTATTTCTGTGCTGCGCGAATACGATAAGGCCGGGCATTATCTGGGGCTGGCGAACGGCAGTAAAGCAGCTATAAAGAAAGCAGTAAATATCCAAAATATGGGTACGATCCCTTTAAAAGACCTTCAGGCCACGATCTATCAAATCCCTGAAGGCGGTACTGACAGGGCCGGGCATGAAAGAGAGGACACCTTAAGGATATTGGAGATATTTAAAATTGAGTTCACAGAAGCTGAACAAGAACTGATAAAGGAAAAGATACAAAATAGTCACGGCATAAAAGCTGTTTTATTGACAAGGGAAACGATTGAGAATGCTCTTTCTAGCGGCGGCAAGATTAAACTTGATAAAGAAATGGGAATTATTGCCGGTGATTTCTTAGGCAAAGAAGTTAATGTGGGTGCCAGCGCCGGCATGGTGTTGGAAGGTGTTAAATCAAATGAATTGGATTTGGGAACTTTATCAAAAAAAGAAAAAGTCAGGTTAAGTCCGTCAGCTTTATGTATGATAAAAGTCGGAGACTATTATTTATTGTCATTTAGGAAAAACGCATTAAGGAAAGGGAAATATGAAATAACCCCGATAGGAGGAGTATATAGTTTTTCTGATGAAGCTGGAAGACAGCAATATGAAGCAGCTGGAATAAAAATGGAGCCTGAAGCAGACAGGCTTGAAATGAGGCAATACATATCCGGCAGGGATTTGCAGAAGTTTATAGAGTTGTTCAAAAAAGGGATAGGAAGGGAAACAAATCCCTTAAGAGAATTAGTAGAAGAATTAAGAGATGAAGAGACATTATTCGATGTGCTGCCCAAAAATATCTATGATGATATAAATTATGAATTTAGAAGAAGTATAGCCAAAGAGTTTGAGAAAAGCCTTCAGCCTGCATGGAAATCCACGCTTCCAACATATTTAATCTGGGCAGCGATTGAGACACTGATGCTTGGGGTAATAAGCCTTGTGCCAGTTACCGGGTTTTTAAGAATAGCCGTATTTGGAGCGGTAACTTTAGCCTTTACCTCGCTTCATATCATAAATGATGTCCGGGAGTATAACAAAGGCTATATTACGAAAAAAGAAATACTAAAACGTTTTATTGTACGGCTTGGCATAGCTGTAATTGCGGTATTCTTGCCGTTTACTCTTCTAAACCCGGCACCTGCCATAGCCACAAGCCTGTTAACTCACGGTGTATGGAACACAATAGCGGCATTTACAAAACTGCCGGCACTTAGCTTAAAGAGTGCAAAAGTTTACCCGGCTAACCTGCCCAATAGCAGACCCGAGTTTTCAGAGATTTGGAGAACGGTAAGAACGAAGTCTGTTAAAATACGGTCATTTAACAGCCTAACTACGCCGGATGGTATAAAGTTGGAAATGGTTAAAGATATTGAAAAACTGCTTGGCGTTGAGCTTGATACGTTAGATGCTCGTTCGGCATTTTATGCATTG
This DNA window, taken from Candidatus Liberimonas magnetica, encodes the following:
- the queD gene encoding 6-carboxytetrahydropterin synthase QueD — protein: MKYCIVVEDDFSSAHALRGYKGKCENLHGHNWKVKVSVGGKKLGKLGMLMDFKDLKMYLSKILTKLDHLELNKLKPFDKINPTAENIASYIFNELENSIKKSGFKGIKTKQVMVWESDITCVVVSK
- the murI gene encoding glutamate racemase; the protein is MNTKPIGIFDSGLGGLTVMSQVMKELPNEAIIYFGDTARIPYGSKSRDAIIKFSGQITKFLLKSKVKMIIVACNTASSLALDVLKKKYKIPVLGVIEPGAKAAIEQTKTGRIGIIGTEGTVNSLSYVKEIRKRNRGKRIYQKACPLFVPLVESGWLSKPATYMIIKEYLKDLKKVEIDTLVLGCTHYPLLKGAIGKVMGEKVKLIDSASATAKSVANVLKDKGLCNNTKTKGKYSFYVSDYPDKFKTLGQRFLGRTLGKVKKVNLDE
- a CDS encoding 7-carboxy-7-deazaguanine synthase QueE, which gives rise to MRMIKAPIAGIFFSYQGEGIHIGKPQVFVRFFGCNITCDYCDTKKSSYKLMDVKQVLEKIDRLVKRHFYANLMYRKFNNTEIASSRYCGTRNDTSLVIARSEATKQSNLRINPSISITGGEPLVYNEFLSELLPPLKKNGYEIYLETNGILKDNLKKVNKWVDTIAMDIKLPSACGKAFWKQHKGFLEIGKGKIFVKVVLTYKTKDEEIKRAIDIVRKISVKIPFIFQPATPVKGCKTIKPLLLYSLLRYTKRKLSFVNILPQMHKIWKIK
- the queC gene encoding 7-cyano-7-deazaguanine synthase QueC; amino-acid sequence: MKKAVVLLSGGLDSSTVLFWARQKGYLCHCLIIDYGQRHEKELNSAKKIAKTANCPYKIIKINLPWNKSSLVDKNQKIPVNKVLKNRLPSTYVPGRNTIFIAFALSYAETIGAKDIFIGANSVDFSGYPDCRPNYYRAINKVFKALGTGIKVNAPILKFTKSGIVKLGLRLGVPYRLTWSCYQGGKKPCGVCDSCKFRKKGFGQAKASDPLI